In Hoplias malabaricus isolate fHopMal1 chromosome 18, fHopMal1.hap1, whole genome shotgun sequence, the genomic window CAACTCTATAAAATATTCTTAGTGTCTAGTAATTAATCACAGGGTGGAGCCGACTGGAAAAAACACACCAATCTTCCACAATGGTTTCATTTATACAGTCGTCTCAGTCTTTGACGTCAGCTTTGAGTTCAGGAAGTGTGACAGGAGAATGTGCTGCTGCCTGTACCTGTATAACATAGGACAAGAGGCAATCATTATTGGTTTATTGTATAAGGGGCACTCACCATGTGCTCAgcatggatatatatataaacctaaGCTCATTTTGAGCACTATTTTGTTTCAATCACATCAAAAACAGAAAGCACTCTGAGTAACACAAGTGTGTTGAGGAAACCTGAGCATTGTGGAGTCCTGTGGAGTCCACCCTACAGCCCCGACTCAGCCCTGAGATTTGTGCCTGTTTTCAAATTTAAGAACCTCTAGGAACCTCcaaggtctgtgaggagggacctggaggttgtgggttcgattcctgctccgggggactgtctgtgaggagtttggtgtgttctccctgtgtctgcgtgggtttcctctgggtgactgtctttgaggagtgcggtgtgttctccctgtgtctgtgtgggtttcctccgggtgactgtctgtgaggagtgtggtgtgttctccctgtgtctgtgtgggtttcctctgggtgactgtctgtgaggagtgtggtgtgttctccctgtgtctgcgtgggtttcctctgggtgactgtctgtgaggagtgtggtgtgttctccctgtgtctgcgtgggtttcctccgggtgactgtctgtaaggagtttggtgtgttctccctgtgtctgcgtgggtttcctccaggtgactgtcggtgaggagtttggtgtgttctccctgtgtctgcatgggtttcctccgggtgactgtctgtgaggagtgcggtgtgttctccctgtgtctgtgtgggtttcctccgggtgactgtctgtgaggagtttggtgtgttctctctgtgtccacgtgggtttcctccgggtgactgtctgtgaggagtttggtgtgttctccctgtgtctgtgtgggtttcctccaggtgctctggtttcctcccacagtccaaaaactcccgttggtaggtggattagtgactcaaaagtgtccataggtgtgaatgtgtgagtaaatgtgtgaatgtgtgtcgccctgtgaagaactggcgccccctccagggtgtgttcctgtcttgtgctcCGGAACACCACCGcgactggataagcgcttacagacaatgaatgaatgaatgatgctaATTGCTAAGTCTAACAAATGTATAGGAGACAATGGTGATTACACAGAAaactaaaattattttttatttaatggccCTTCATGTACATATCATATaaatttttgtatatttttttagatattaaaaggAAATGAGGTCCAGCTGCTACATTTTCTCTCAGCAGAAGGTCCATACCTCACTGAATAGATTTGGTCTGAATAGAATCTTACAGCCTACAACCTACAGTCACCAAATTATATCCATCCTGCAGTGAACACTAAACATCCCCCTTGCTCTCAGTAGTAAACTGAATTTACTAAAAAGAAAAGCTGTCTAGATACTTTTGGATGTAGCGTATATTTGGAACATTCCTTCTTCGGCATGACTTACTTTAAGACGATGCGCTCTACCTCCTGCTTCTCCTCGTCTTGTAGCTTGAGTAGAACTCGCTGCAGAATGTGTAGCTCCAAATTCACATACTGTGCTACCTAATAAAGAAATGAACACAGGGGTTAGTTAGGTTTATGGGGAGAGAAAATACCGTAAAAGACTTTATAGAAAAAGACCTACATCCATGCTAACTTCTTGTTCATCTGTGTCCATAAGGAAGATTCTCATGATGCTCTCTGAGGGCCCCTGAAGAAAGCGCTCCCAGAGTGGAAGGTCAGAGCTGCTGAGTTTTCTTCTTTCTATAAGAAATGTATGCAATTAATTACAGGTTTGGTTCCTGAAAACATTTGAATTCCACAGCTCATTCCACACCTGGCTCTTTGTTACTTTGTATAGTTTAAGCTAGGTGTTCAAGCTTTGGGCCttgtatttttatctttatcACTCCAGTGCAAAACGAATGAGGCAAACCTCAGGCAACAAAGATGTCTTTACTTTTTGTAAAGGGGAAAACTAGACAATACATTTGTATGTATCCGCAGATGCTTTAAAGCAGTCCACTGGACATTTCTAGTGCTTCTGTATATTACTAACACTATCAGAGAATGAGTCTTCAAAACAGCTTATCTTTCTTCAGAAAACCACCCCCCTCTTTCAGCTCCATATTAAAACACAACTACGGAAATATCTGCAAGTGTGTGTCCTTATGATAAGACCTGATATAAAGCCAGTGGATACTTTACTGGCTTCTTTTGGAAAAGGAACCTCCAGAACTGGAAGTGCAAAGTCATATGTTACTGATAAACTGAAACTGCCCTCCAGTACACCATGTCTCTGTGACAACTTTCCTGGCCTAGTATGATGTCAGGCAGTGGGTACAAACACACAGGAGATGATGTTCCCTGGAACCTCTGCATACGGCAACTGAAAAGCTCCCCTAATCCAGTGGGTAAGGTGCTGATTAAACAAAACGCAGCCTTGAGCTGGTCTGCATAAACAGATGGAAACTTATTCACTTCTCCATTCCAGTACAAACAAGCAGAGTGTGCTGAGGACGCAAACCGAGCAGCTGCCagtccaataaaaataatatatatttttttattttaacctttGCTGGCACGGTAATTAAGGTATTGCAttgttaataaaaataacaattactattattatagaaaataagtatttattattgttattattagaaGTAATAGTAGCAGTTACAGTTTAACTTGTATACGGTGTTTAATTAGTTATATgagaatgtttaaaataacaataataagaagtattagtattaaaaataatatatttaatgatattaataaccattcattcattcattcatccattatctgtaacccttatccagttcagggttgcggtgggtccagagcctacctggaatcacctggagggggcgccagtccttcacagggcaacacacacacacacactcattcactcacacctacggacacttttgagtcaccaatccacctaccaacgtgtgtttttagactgtgggaggaaaccagagcacccggaggaaacccacacagacacagggagagcacaccaactcctcacagacagtcacctgaaggaaacccacgcagacacagggagaacacaccacactcctcacagacagtcacccggaggaaacccacacagacacagggagaacacaccacactcctcacagacagtcacccggaggaaacccacacggacacagggagaacacaccacactcctcacagacagtcacccggaggaaacccacgcggacacagagagaacacaccacactcctcacagacagtcacccggagcgggagtctcccccacaacctccaggtccctggagctgtgtgactgtgacactacctgctgcaccaccacgcCGCCCTATTAATAaccatatttataataataaaataaacgaGAGTGAATGGTGAAAGCACATTCTTGTCCCACACTGATCCCACACTTCCTCCCATCCATCACGCTCAGTGTTTATTTAGCAAGTGTGTTGAAGCCTTTAGGTAAACAGCAGCACGGCACAATTATAATGTCACCTTTAAGACACATACCTCCACTCTGATGAATGCAATACAAGGCAAATTCACTTGGGTCATTTTCTATCTGcaacaaaatgtaaatacaggACATATTTAAAAGCTTATGCAGCAGAAtcacagaataaataaatataatatagatataataataataacttgtgTGATGTGAAATTTATGAATGCATACCTTTAAGTCATACCTTAAATTTTTGCAAGAGCTGACTGATGACCTCATGTGTCCTCATTTTGCTGTTGATTCGGACGTTTGTAGTTGCTCCGTAGGATGGCGTAAAGATTGAGGTCTAAAAAGGTAAACGATGATAAGATTTTACCTCCATCCTTGTACTACGTAGAGCTGGACAATAATCCAATATCAAAACATACTGCAGTATAACGTTTCAGTAACAATTATATGattattaaacacatttccaatatttcaatattattttttacaacatccgtcactgactgacgttcaCTACAGAGCGCTTTTGTCAGTTCAGCGCACACCacttaatattttgtttaaatatattactatttacaaagccaataggtttatgcttgattgtgatgtcatgtttcttgtttgttattGGAAGTTTGTTCATACtcgggtgaccagatctgagatggtgaaaaagagggggactactgacgtgcagactgaccaattaaatgtttacagagaaggttatcgaccaataacggtagctctacagtcagaccgtccaattaGAAGAagttaggctacttcaccacgcccctttctcactcaagtgaaccaatcggagtaggagagggcgggactagtttgtgaacgaagtgcttctcgaaattctatgtaagctctagaaaaacaaaatcccggacgtttgtgaaattcagcccgggcatttttttaagtctaaaaaagaggacatgtccgggtaaaagagtacgtctggtcaccctagatcATCCTGATATCGGAATTACACTTTatcaaccaaaattaagaaatatattgtgatttaTAGACCAGTTATTTCCAGCTCTGCACTCTGATTGGATGAGGAGCGTTCTAAAGCGTGCTTTGTTTTGCAATAACAACACGGgtttatccacaaccactgtaTCAGTCCGCTGAACACCGCTGCTTAAAAACTCTCTACGCTGCAGCTCAGCTGTCATTACCACATTTTTCACCGCTAAATTAGCTTCAGTTCAGGTTTCACACCAATAAACTGT contains:
- the rassf6 gene encoding ras association domain-containing protein 6 isoform X2; amino-acid sequence: MKRPIRLKIQDEKHSDNSSSPGVSPDPVSPLGNKRGMTRWGEFDDLYHIAELEEMIQDGADTLDSSTTDYSEFDSRTCRASRPKPIIEETSSLFRTRSDASLVTKRVKSKTMEEMQRDKQHRFSINGHFYNYKTSIFTPSYGATTNVRINSKMRTHEVISQLLQKFKIENDPSEFALYCIHQSGERRKLSSSDLPLWERFLQGPSESIMRIFLMDTDEQEVSMDVAQYVNLELHILQRVLLKLQDEEKQEVERIVLKYRQQHILLSHFLNSKLTSKTETTV